TTCTTACTTTCTTTTTTACCGAAAATATTATGGCACTTTTAACCGATGATTTATCTGTTATAAAAGAGGGTACGAAATACTTAAAAATTATTGCTCCGTCATTCCTGCTTGCAGGTATTATTTATGTTTTTTCATATACCTTAAAAGCACTTGAGCATCCAAAAATTCCACTCTTTGCTTCACTTTTGTCAATCGGGATAAATGCATCGTTAAACTATATCTTAATTTTTGGAAAACTCGGTTTTTCTCCGATGGGAGTATCGGGTGCCGCTATTGCTACGCTAACGGCAAGAATATTTGAATGTATATTTATTGTTATTTTATCACACCAGAAACTTAAATTCTTATTTAAAGATTTTTATGAATATAAAGGTATAACCAAAGACTTTTTAAAAGGATTTTTATTAAAAGTTATTCCTGTTATTTTTAACGAAACTCTATGGTCAATCGCTATGACTATTATGGTTGCAATATATGCAAGAATTTCAACCGAAGCAGTTGCAGCTGTTAACATAATAAACATTTTAAAGGATTTGACAAGTGTCTTCTTTATCGGAGCAGGTAATGCAGCAGGAGTATGTATAGGTAAACTGATAGGCACAAAAAGATATGATGAGGCTTACGATAAAACGATTAAACTTTCAGTCATCGTACCTTTATTTGCACTTACACTCGGACTTATTACAATATTTATCTGCCCGCATTTTCTATCAATGTTCAATATATCAGATGAGGCTGTAAATATTGCAATAAAACTGTATTTAATTATAGTTTTATTTATGCCTGTAGCATCTTTTAACCATCTTACTATCTGCGGAAGTTTAAGAGCGGGAGGCGACACCTTGTTCTGCTTACTTGCTGACGGTGGGTCAGTATGGACTGTCGGTGTTTTAGGTACATATGTTTCAGGAATTTGTTTAGGGCTTCCTATTCTTCCTGTTTATATAATTTCAAGATGCGAGGAAATTATAAAAATGATTTTTCTTCTTGTAAGAATTTGCAGGAAGAAATGGATAAAAGATTTAGTAAATTAAAAGGGGGACTTTAAAATGCTAAGCGATATCAAAATTGCACAAGAAGCAAAAATGGAACCAATTGTAAAAATTGCAGAAAAACTTGATATTTCGGAAGACGAAATTGAACTTTACGGAAAATACAAGGGCAAACTTTCCTTTGATTTAATCAACCGTGTTAAAAATAATGAAGACGGAAAACTTATTTTAGTTACTGCTATAAACCCCACACCTGCAGGAGAAGGTAAAACAACAACAACTGTCGGTCTTGGACAAGCCTTTTTCAAACTCGGTAAAAAATCCTTGATTGCATTAAGAGAACCATCACTTGGTCCTACATTCGGTGTTAAAGGCGGTGCAGCAGGCGGCGGATATTCCCAGGTTGTTCCTATGGAGGATATAAACCTTCATTTCACAGGAGATATGCACGCTATCACATCTGCCAATAACCTTTTATGTGCAATGGCAGATAACCATATCCATCAGGGTAACGCTTTGGGACTTGACCCTAAAAGCATAAAAATAAAAAGAGTTCTTGATATAAATGACAGAAACTTAAGAAATGTTGTTATAGGTCTTGGTGAAAAGGTTGACGGTCAGGTAAGAGAAGACCATTTTATGATTACTGTTGCATGTGAAATTATGGCAATCTTATGCTTATCTTCCGACCTTATGGACTTAAAAGACCGACTAAAGAAAATTATAGTTGGCTATTCTTATGACGGTAAGATAATTACCGCAGGAGATTTAAAAGCAGAAGGTGCTATGACTGCACTTTTAAAAGATGCAATAAAACCTAACCTTGTGCAGACTTTGGAAAATTCGCCTTGTATTATTCACGGCGGACCTTTTGCAAATATTGCTCATGGCTGTAACAGTTTAATCGCTACCAAACTTTCGCTAAAACTTTGCGATTACGTTATTACAGAAGCAGGTTTTGGTGCAGATTTGGGTGCTGAAAAATTCCTTGATATAAAATGCCGTCTTGGCAACTTAAAACCTTCCCTTGTAGTTTTAGTTGCTACAATACGTGCATTAAAATATAACGGTGGTGTTAAAAAAGAAGATTTAGCAACTGAAAATATTGATGCACTTAAAAAAGGAATTGTTAATTTAGGAAAACACATAGAAAATGTTAAAAAGTTTGGACTTCCTGTTGTTGTTGCCTTAAATCACTTCTTTACTGACACAGAAAAAGAAGTAGAAACAGTAAAAGAATACTGCGAAAACTTAGGTGTTAAATGCGAAATTTCAAAATGCTTTGCAGAGGGCGGAGAGGGTACTATGGACCTTGCAAACACTGTCCTTGATACTTTGGAAAATGAAAAAGCTTCCTTTAAACCGATATATGAAGATAATTTATCAATAAAAGAAAAAATCAAAAAAGTTGTTACTGAAATTTATGGTGGGTTAGATGTTATATACGAACCAAAAGCAAATAAGGAAATTGACTTTTTAGAAAAGAACGGATTTTCTTCCATGCCTGTTTGTATGGCAAAAACTCAGTACTCACTTTCAGATAATCCTGCACTTTTAGGAAGACCTGAAGGCTTTACTGTTACAGTAAGAGATTTATATGTAAACGCCGGTGCAGGTTTTATAACCGTTCTTACAGGAAAAATTATGACTATGCCGGGTCTTCCAAAAATACCTGCGGCAGAAAAAGTAGATGTTGATGAATTTGGAGTTATAGATGGACTTTTCTAAAAAAACATTATTAAATGAAAATGAAACAAAAGAATTTGCAAAAGAATTTGCAAAAACATTAAAGCCCGGAGATATTGTAACTTTAGACGGCGATTTGGGCGCAGGTAAAACCGTATTTACCAAAGGAATTTGCGAATACTTTAATGTAAAAGACTATGTTGTCAGCCCTACATATACAATTGTAAATGAGTACAGGGGTGATATTCCCATCTACCATTTTGATATTTACAGACTGGAAGAAGAGGAAGAACTTTACAACATAGGCTTTTACGAATACCTAAATCCTGATGCTCTTGTTATCGTAGAGTGGGCAGAAAAAATTCCTGAAGCGTTTTATGGGTATAAGCTAAAAAAAGTGCAGATTATAAAAGGCGAAGATGAAAAAAGAACGATTACAGTAAAGGAGGAAGAAAATTGATAATACTCGGCATTGATTCCTCAACAAAAACCGCGTCAGTTGCAATTTGTGATAATGATAAAGTAATTGTTGACTTTACTCTTAACCACACACGCACACACTCGGAGAAACTACTTGAAATGATAGATATGTCACTAAAAATTTCAAAACTTAAAATTTCGGATATTGATGCATTCGCTGTAACAAAAGGTCCGGGCTCTTTTACGGGTTTAAGAATAGGTCTTGCAACTATAAAGGGGCTTTGCCATGCACTAAATAAGCCCTGCTATCTTACATCTACAATATCGGC
The DNA window shown above is from Oscillospiraceae bacterium and carries:
- a CDS encoding MATE family efflux transporter; the protein is MNSRSFYKHFILIALPMAFQNLVTTSVNLIDNLMIGQLGDIPVAAVGLANKVFFIYTLVIFGLCSGASAFVSQYWGKEDYKGIKKVVLIKFLISISVSVIFAFLTFFFTENIMALLTDDLSVIKEGTKYLKIIAPSFLLAGIIYVFSYTLKALEHPKIPLFASLLSIGINASLNYILIFGKLGFSPMGVSGAAIATLTARIFECIFIVILSHQKLKFLFKDFYEYKGITKDFLKGFLLKVIPVIFNETLWSIAMTIMVAIYARISTEAVAAVNIINILKDLTSVFFIGAGNAAGVCIGKLIGTKRYDEAYDKTIKLSVIVPLFALTLGLITIFICPHFLSMFNISDEAVNIAIKLYLIIVLFMPVASFNHLTICGSLRAGGDTLFCLLADGGSVWTVGVLGTYVSGICLGLPILPVYIISRCEEIIKMIFLLVRICRKKWIKDLVN
- a CDS encoding formate--tetrahydrofolate ligase, encoding MLSDIKIAQEAKMEPIVKIAEKLDISEDEIELYGKYKGKLSFDLINRVKNNEDGKLILVTAINPTPAGEGKTTTTVGLGQAFFKLGKKSLIALREPSLGPTFGVKGGAAGGGYSQVVPMEDINLHFTGDMHAITSANNLLCAMADNHIHQGNALGLDPKSIKIKRVLDINDRNLRNVVIGLGEKVDGQVREDHFMITVACEIMAILCLSSDLMDLKDRLKKIIVGYSYDGKIITAGDLKAEGAMTALLKDAIKPNLVQTLENSPCIIHGGPFANIAHGCNSLIATKLSLKLCDYVITEAGFGADLGAEKFLDIKCRLGNLKPSLVVLVATIRALKYNGGVKKEDLATENIDALKKGIVNLGKHIENVKKFGLPVVVALNHFFTDTEKEVETVKEYCENLGVKCEISKCFAEGGEGTMDLANTVLDTLENEKASFKPIYEDNLSIKEKIKKVVTEIYGGLDVIYEPKANKEIDFLEKNGFSSMPVCMAKTQYSLSDNPALLGRPEGFTVTVRDLYVNAGAGFITVLTGKIMTMPGLPKIPAAEKVDVDEFGVIDGLF
- the tsaE gene encoding tRNA (adenosine(37)-N6)-threonylcarbamoyltransferase complex ATPase subunit type 1 TsaE, encoding MDFSKKTLLNENETKEFAKEFAKTLKPGDIVTLDGDLGAGKTVFTKGICEYFNVKDYVVSPTYTIVNEYRGDIPIYHFDIYRLEEEEELYNIGFYEYLNPDALVIVEWAEKIPEAFYGYKLKKVQIIKGEDEKRTITVKEEEN